From the genome of Pedobacter sp. MC2016-14, one region includes:
- a CDS encoding PorP/SprF family type IX secretion system membrane protein, whose amino-acid sequence MKKITITILLAYVSICKLSAQIDPHFSQYYANPLWLNPALTGVVDGDIRLSCNVKNQWGRVGTGYQTQGLAVDYRPTNQIGLGFTALSQGAGTAGYKYLAAYSSFSYAVALSNEFEWLNFGLQAGLINRSVDLSKFQTDSQYDPSFGYNPGLPINESLLSENATIFDAGIGVFYRNDNPYKKANYFIGASAAHLSRPNDPFATDVQNYRLPVRLNFHGGVKLTMSKNLGLTPHFIYIRQNKNEIAAVGSYSEIRVENDDTLILGIMYRLDDAILANIGYRVGRLGICASYDFNTSAFNNATRGHGGLEFAFSYTFGKGVIGLSPVLPKF is encoded by the coding sequence GTGAAAAAGATAACAATAACTATACTGCTTGCATATGTATCTATATGTAAGCTATCTGCACAGATTGATCCACATTTTTCACAATATTATGCGAATCCATTATGGCTTAATCCTGCGCTTACTGGCGTGGTAGATGGGGATATTCGTTTAAGCTGTAATGTTAAAAATCAATGGGGGCGTGTGGGAACTGGCTATCAAACGCAAGGTTTGGCCGTAGATTATCGGCCTACTAACCAAATAGGCCTTGGATTTACTGCTCTCAGTCAGGGCGCAGGTACCGCAGGATATAAATATTTAGCTGCCTACAGCTCATTCTCTTATGCCGTAGCACTTTCCAATGAATTTGAATGGCTGAACTTTGGTCTTCAAGCTGGCTTAATCAACAGAAGCGTTGATCTTTCTAAATTTCAGACCGATAGTCAGTACGACCCCTCTTTTGGATATAATCCAGGCCTTCCAATTAACGAAAGTTTACTTTCTGAAAATGCCACGATATTTGATGCTGGTATTGGGGTTTTCTATCGTAATGACAATCCTTATAAAAAAGCAAATTATTTTATTGGAGCAAGCGCCGCGCATCTTTCCAGGCCTAATGATCCTTTTGCAACTGATGTTCAGAACTATAGGCTGCCTGTGCGCTTAAATTTTCACGGTGGCGTAAAATTGACGATGTCTAAAAATCTGGGATTGACTCCACACTTTATTTACATCCGGCAAAATAAAAATGAAATAGCGGCAGTCGGTTCTTATTCTGAAATTAGGGTTGAAAACGATGATACTTTAATATTAGGGATTATGTATCGACTTGATGACGCAATCTTAGCCAATATTGGTTATCGCGTAGGACGTTTAGGGATTTGTGCAAGTTATGATTTTAATACATCCGCATTCAACAACGCCACCAGAGGTCATGGGGGTTTGGAATTTGCTTTTAGTTATACATTTGGGAAAGGTGTAATAGGCCTTTCTCCGGTACTCCCAAAGTTTTAG
- a CDS encoding FecR family protein: MQEEEIKALLIRYQQENCTADEAAFIEQWYAQWNVDAPFSLSAEELEADLLSLAAHHKQVMAGSRLDAVKVLPLHPLKSIKTWAAAAAVIIVAGLSLYFYTKPANTSLTSIDALKNDLPAGRNGATLTLANGRKISLTDALNGQLAEESGASINKTVDGQIVYSLQKGSSAGRNKSTSYNTLSTANGQQYQIVLPDQSKVWLNASSSIKFPATFTSLKDRIVELKGEAYFEVFKDHAHPFIVKTNTQEVQVLGTHFNINSYVDEGVTKTSLLEGSVQITSILWNKTLQRQVLKPGQQAILSGSSLKVSDAEVEHAIDWKNNEFIFNNEPLEIIMRKVARWYDVKVVYEDEQLRNEVFGGTISRFKNVSRVLRMLEMTGSVHFKIEGRRIIVTK; encoded by the coding sequence ATGCAGGAAGAAGAAATTAAAGCATTGTTAATTCGTTATCAGCAAGAGAACTGTACTGCTGATGAAGCTGCTTTTATAGAGCAATGGTACGCACAATGGAATGTTGATGCACCATTTTCACTATCTGCTGAGGAGCTCGAGGCCGATTTATTGTCACTCGCAGCACACCATAAACAGGTTATGGCTGGAAGCAGACTGGATGCTGTTAAAGTTCTTCCACTCCACCCTTTAAAATCCATCAAAACATGGGCGGCCGCAGCCGCTGTAATTATTGTTGCAGGTTTAAGCCTGTATTTCTATACTAAACCTGCTAATACCTCATTAACTTCAATTGATGCTTTAAAAAATGACTTGCCAGCGGGGCGCAATGGTGCAACACTTACTTTAGCCAACGGTCGAAAAATTTCACTTACAGATGCGCTTAATGGTCAGCTTGCAGAAGAATCAGGCGCAAGCATCAACAAAACCGTAGACGGACAAATTGTATACAGCTTGCAGAAAGGCAGCTCAGCTGGGCGCAATAAATCAACCAGTTACAATACACTCTCAACGGCAAATGGTCAGCAATATCAGATTGTGTTACCTGATCAATCTAAGGTGTGGCTTAATGCCTCTTCTTCCATTAAATTTCCCGCAACTTTTACAAGTTTAAAGGATCGGATTGTGGAATTGAAAGGTGAAGCTTACTTTGAGGTTTTTAAAGATCATGCACATCCCTTCATCGTAAAAACGAATACACAAGAGGTTCAAGTACTGGGAACGCATTTCAACATCAACAGTTACGTAGATGAAGGTGTTACTAAAACATCTTTGCTGGAAGGTTCTGTACAGATCACCTCTATCTTGTGGAACAAAACTTTGCAAAGACAGGTTTTAAAGCCAGGTCAGCAGGCCATTTTATCAGGCAGTTCATTAAAAGTATCAGATGCTGAAGTAGAACATGCCATAGACTGGAAAAATAATGAGTTCATATTTAATAATGAACCACTGGAAATCATCATGCGAAAAGTAGCCAGATGGTATGATGTTAAAGTAGTTTATGAGGATGAGCAACTTCGTAACGAAGTATTTGGAGGTACCATCTCCCGCTTTAAAAATGTTTCAAGGGTTTTGAGAATGCTCGAAATGACTGGATCTGTACATTTTAAAATTGAAGGAAGGAGGATTATCGTTACTAAATAA
- a CDS encoding alpha/beta hydrolase has product MKAVLFKVGLVLCVLLSACSNSVDDSIDPETADDDLEGPISRPTSGYGVDGVYKVAELSFPNTEYPGTQVTIFYPQGTTSGRPTIFYAHPYGGEDKEYNRGLFEFIAKKGYVVVFVPYPTTDISIDHRYLTLWTGFTKAATDYPNIIDTKKVGFMGHSFGGGASIGLAYKAFTEKGWGQDGRLLFTMAPWYSYQISPAQLLNFPSNTKMVVQVYDEDKFNDHRLAIDIFKNIGIANAEKDFYYLKSSTVANYRYGTDHNLPNSRSAYDAYDYYGVYRILDALMDYSFNGNEAGKNIALGNGSTAQVTMPGYKNELMAPLEVTDNPSPKYTQSKYLFPCSSQENPRIANCN; this is encoded by the coding sequence ATGAAAGCGGTTCTTTTTAAAGTTGGTTTAGTATTATGCGTGTTATTATCGGCTTGTTCCAATAGCGTTGATGACTCTATAGATCCGGAAACAGCAGACGATGATCTTGAAGGTCCGATATCCCGCCCTACATCCGGCTACGGTGTTGACGGAGTTTATAAGGTGGCTGAATTGAGTTTTCCTAATACTGAGTACCCTGGCACCCAGGTAACCATCTTTTATCCTCAGGGTACAACTTCTGGCAGACCGACAATTTTTTACGCACACCCTTATGGCGGAGAGGATAAAGAATACAATCGGGGATTATTTGAATTCATTGCAAAGAAAGGTTATGTGGTGGTTTTTGTTCCTTACCCTACAACTGATATCAGTATCGATCACCGGTATCTAACTTTATGGACTGGTTTTACTAAAGCGGCAACTGATTACCCCAACATAATTGACACTAAAAAAGTAGGTTTTATGGGACATTCCTTTGGTGGTGGGGCTTCAATAGGTTTAGCTTATAAAGCATTCACTGAGAAAGGCTGGGGACAAGATGGACGCCTTCTGTTTACCATGGCACCCTGGTATAGTTATCAAATTAGCCCTGCTCAGCTTCTTAACTTCCCCTCTAATACCAAAATGGTTGTTCAGGTGTATGATGAAGATAAGTTTAATGATCATAGGCTAGCCATTGACATCTTTAAAAACATAGGTATTGCTAATGCTGAAAAGGACTTTTATTATCTTAAATCGTCTACGGTGGCCAACTACAGGTATGGTACAGATCACAACCTTCCAAATAGTCGTTCAGCTTATGATGCCTATGATTATTATGGTGTTTATCGTATATTAGATGCACTGATGGATTATAGTTTTAATGGTAATGAGGCCGGAAAAAATATAGCCCTTGGAAATGGTTCTACTGCTCAGGTTACGATGCCAGGTTATAAGAATGAACTCATGGCGCCCCTTGAAGTTACGGACAACCCCTCCCCAAAATATACGCAAAGCAAATACCTGTTTCCATGCAGTAGCCAGGAAAACCCCAGGATTGCAAATTGTAATTGA
- a CDS encoding LytTR family DNA-binding domain-containing protein: protein MKTLNIVLVEDEPVTARNLAHVLQSIDKNTHIVSILSSVYDTVDWLSRHEDDYDLIFMDIRLTDGLSFDVFKKVKVLKPVIFVTAYHDFTMDAFKNNGIDYILKPFDEQEVTRALDKFKTLIRPGTPEIDANLSQLIERLQIDMKPYKKSFLVHYRAKLLPIETAKIAWFYTANEIVYGQMLDGDQYIFDFTMEQLEKQIDPQLFFRANRQFIINRLSIIEVDFYFNGRLSLKINPAPSERVLISKARVPDFKAWMNY from the coding sequence ATGAAAACATTGAATATAGTTTTAGTAGAAGATGAGCCGGTTACAGCGCGTAATCTTGCGCATGTATTGCAGTCTATTGATAAAAACACACATATAGTTAGCATACTCAGCAGTGTGTATGATACTGTAGACTGGCTAAGTAGGCATGAAGATGATTATGACCTTATATTTATGGACATCAGGCTTACAGATGGGTTATCTTTTGATGTCTTTAAAAAAGTAAAAGTATTAAAGCCTGTAATATTTGTGACCGCTTATCACGACTTTACTATGGATGCTTTTAAAAACAACGGCATCGACTATATTTTAAAGCCATTTGATGAACAAGAGGTGACCAGGGCGCTGGATAAGTTTAAAACTTTGATAAGACCAGGTACACCAGAAATAGATGCAAACCTGAGCCAGCTGATTGAACGGCTTCAAATAGACATGAAGCCCTATAAAAAATCATTTCTGGTACATTATAGAGCTAAACTTTTACCAATAGAGACGGCAAAAATTGCCTGGTTTTACACCGCTAATGAAATTGTTTATGGACAGATGCTGGATGGCGATCAATACATCTTTGACTTTACCATGGAGCAATTGGAGAAACAAATAGACCCGCAACTGTTTTTTAGAGCCAACAGACAATTCATCATCAACAGGCTGAGTATTATAGAAGTGGATTTTTATTTTAACGGAAGATTGTCTTTAAAAATCAATCCGGCACCTTCAGAACGCGTATTGATTAGTAAAGCGCGCGTCCCTGATTTTAAAGCCTGGATGAATTACTAA
- a CDS encoding serine hydrolase, whose translation MRKIVYLLLVMTWFGSALGQQQQFYKVDSWINQNASNMGGRLMLLIWKDGKIVYNCTQSDMSVRDKMIVKLMAKKQGKTADVSKYTASTRQPIASCSKWLSAALVMTFVDEGKLRLSDTVGKFFPVLSKHHKGAITISQCLSHMTAIHSPDLRESLADLRDVSSMGEMIEKIAAYPMEGQPGKVFRYSNTGLQIAGAVLEKISGKSFEMLFAERIAGPLKMKNTDFGQAKVALPAGGATSTPEDYMNFLVMILNKGMFEGKRILKESSIAQMQANRLSSDVKMAYSPAEAGGLGYGYGEWLMGNGVLSSPGLFGSFPWVNNNEKYCAFLMANYLKTDARQEKYAELRKLVDEAIR comes from the coding sequence ATGAGAAAGATTGTATACTTATTACTTGTTATGACATGGTTTGGCTCCGCCCTTGGTCAACAGCAGCAGTTTTATAAAGTAGATAGCTGGATTAACCAGAATGCTTCGAACATGGGTGGTCGTTTGATGCTTCTGATATGGAAAGATGGAAAAATAGTTTACAATTGTACGCAAAGCGACATGAGCGTAAGAGACAAAATGATTGTTAAACTGATGGCCAAAAAGCAAGGTAAAACGGCCGACGTTAGTAAATATACCGCAAGTACGCGCCAGCCAATAGCCAGTTGTAGTAAATGGCTAAGCGCAGCGCTTGTAATGACATTTGTAGATGAGGGAAAATTACGACTATCAGATACCGTAGGTAAATTTTTTCCGGTTTTGTCTAAGCATCATAAAGGAGCAATCACAATTAGCCAATGTCTTTCGCATATGACTGCAATACACTCTCCCGACCTAAGGGAGAGCCTGGCAGACCTACGCGATGTTAGCAGCATGGGTGAAATGATAGAAAAGATTGCAGCTTACCCTATGGAAGGCCAGCCGGGTAAGGTTTTTAGATACAGTAATACGGGACTGCAAATTGCTGGTGCAGTTCTTGAAAAAATAAGTGGCAAAAGCTTTGAAATGTTATTTGCAGAAAGGATAGCCGGACCACTAAAGATGAAAAACACAGATTTTGGGCAGGCAAAAGTGGCCTTACCGGCGGGTGGCGCCACAAGCACGCCGGAAGATTATATGAATTTCCTGGTTATGATTTTAAATAAAGGAATGTTTGAGGGTAAGCGCATCTTAAAAGAGAGCAGCATTGCACAAATGCAGGCCAACCGGTTGTCCTCAGATGTTAAAATGGCCTATAGTCCGGCAGAAGCTGGGGGTTTGGGCTATGGCTATGGAGAATGGTTAATGGGCAATGGCGTACTTAGCAGCCCTGGTCTGTTTGGTAGTTTTCCATGGGTAAATAACAATGAGAAATATTGTGCATTTTTAATGGCAAACTACTTAAAAACTGACGCCAGACAGGAAAAGTATGCTGAATTGAGAAAACTAGTGGATGAAGCGATTAGATAA
- a CDS encoding RNA polymerase sigma factor, translating into MSIYSTYEDDRLTELLKSGDAGAYNEIYNRYHAALYIHAFKRLQDREECKDLVQELFAVLWSKREDLVFTKALSGYLYQAVRNRIFDLLARKKLKKEYISSIQQFKKDGLSHTDHLVRQHQLAEIIENEIAALPARTREIFELSRKGFLSHRQIAAQLDISEQTVKTTVNNALRVLRVKLGSLFFLTL; encoded by the coding sequence ATGAGTATATACAGCACATATGAAGATGACAGGTTAACTGAATTGTTAAAGTCCGGCGATGCTGGGGCTTATAACGAGATTTATAACCGTTATCATGCTGCATTATACATTCATGCTTTTAAACGGCTTCAAGACCGGGAAGAATGCAAAGATTTAGTTCAGGAGCTGTTTGCAGTGTTGTGGTCAAAACGCGAGGATCTGGTCTTTACAAAAGCGCTATCCGGTTATTTATATCAAGCAGTCAGAAACCGTATTTTTGATCTTCTGGCAAGGAAGAAGCTCAAGAAGGAATACATCAGTTCAATACAACAATTTAAGAAAGACGGGCTTAGTCATACAGACCATTTGGTAAGACAACATCAGCTGGCTGAAATTATTGAAAATGAAATTGCCGCACTTCCTGCACGTACGCGTGAGATTTTTGAACTGAGCAGGAAAGGCTTTCTTTCCCATCGCCAAATTGCTGCGCAGCTGGATATTTCTGAACAAACCGTCAAAACAACAGTAAACAATGCACTAAGGGTGCTGCGTGTTAAACTGGGGTCCTTGTTTTTCCTGACCTTATAA
- a CDS encoding sensor histidine kinase, with product MDNNERRICLYSSLLIALVVNSGRLLALRPNSIMARYWQFDFGELSFQLLFNLAFCCLIFYLNLAEGTFLMKYRKRKQLGLYVAANGLVVVTCMVIGNAFQHLLFAGNHIGGSYKMGYFVRFGLSSVLIFIILRIILLLRAARAKNVIHEQLKHAYLQAQLELLKQQLNPHLLFNSLSSLSGIVREDPKLAQFYILHLSKVFRHALSHSGSNLVTLDKELDTIKSYAQLLNMRFEQAFCLEIDVPQPYLQAQIPHLSIQPLLENAAKHNSATLASPLIVRIYIDEQMLIVSNNLQELTGLEDSHGIGLLNLTERFRLLVEKDIEIEKTDNFFKVKLPLTL from the coding sequence ATGGATAATAATGAAAGGCGCATTTGCTTGTACAGCTCCTTATTGATTGCCTTGGTTGTAAATTCTGGCCGTTTATTGGCGTTGAGACCCAATAGCATCATGGCTCGTTATTGGCAGTTTGACTTTGGCGAACTTAGCTTCCAATTGCTTTTTAACCTGGCCTTTTGCTGCTTAATCTTTTATTTAAATCTAGCAGAAGGTACTTTTTTGATGAAGTACCGGAAACGAAAACAATTGGGTCTGTATGTTGCTGCTAATGGATTAGTGGTAGTGACGTGTATGGTTATTGGAAATGCGTTTCAACACCTGCTATTTGCTGGCAATCATATTGGTGGCTCATATAAAATGGGGTATTTTGTGCGTTTTGGACTGAGCAGCGTACTAATTTTTATTATATTGAGGATAATTCTTTTATTAAGAGCTGCCCGGGCTAAAAATGTAATACACGAACAACTAAAGCATGCTTACCTACAGGCACAGTTGGAATTGCTGAAACAACAACTGAACCCTCATTTGTTGTTTAACTCTTTAAGCAGTCTATCGGGTATAGTAAGAGAGGACCCTAAACTGGCTCAATTTTACATTCTACACCTGTCTAAGGTATTTAGACATGCACTGTCTCATTCTGGTTCAAACCTGGTTACACTTGATAAAGAACTTGACACAATTAAATCTTATGCACAATTGCTTAACATGCGTTTTGAACAAGCTTTTTGTTTGGAAATTGATGTGCCACAACCATATCTTCAAGCTCAAATACCACATTTATCCATACAGCCTCTATTAGAAAATGCGGCAAAGCACAATTCGGCAACACTGGCCTCGCCCCTAATAGTTCGCATTTACATTGATGAACAGATGCTTATTGTTAGCAACAATCTGCAAGAGCTTACCGGCCTGGAAGATAGCCACGGTATTGGACTCCTGAACCTGACCGAACGTTTTAGGTTATTGGTTGAAAAGGATATCGAAATAGAAAAAACAGACAATTTTTTTAAAGTAAAACTGCCGCTAACTTTATGA
- a CDS encoding gliding motility-associated C-terminal domain-containing protein, with protein sequence MKKNLTLVFFICLFIIYDCTGQSFRPEWVNTVSGTERYRATSIGKDASNNIYSAGHFTGVATFYSTDGSTRQLTGAGGNDAYIAKYAPDGKIIWVVKFGGSGSELINNMTIDDNGNVLVIGQYASTIDFGSVSLSSIGSEDMFLIKYNTNGGFVWAKSLGGSGIERGHQVTTDKDQNIFITGIYDSVIDLDPSSGVSQLTNNTPYFKSLIAKYDANGNLVWYQALGSGASGDGSSATPVTIDKNTGDVLIAGDFVSQFDFSFTNQPGAVVNPQGRSSYLARYTNNGTYKWVKTFPGTSSCQSICINDQLDIIMLSRYSGTFYPGGSTGLALTAKGNTDGLLHAYNSTGIFKWRKVIGGAGATVTVNRAYLDENQNIVICGILTGSADFDQDSPDGMLSPVNGGAGIFFGRYDKVGNAKTYAVIGGGCSLNAAYKVVATSNAFYITGGFCQTLDFDPSNCNVLSYTAKNSQTDAYLAKYLDDPPTNIVNTIMSPLITSFCNTLNPENIIGSAVNQASYQWQSAGEDGIYTNIQGATFKDYDLPVIDKTTYLRRAVTVCGQPYYSNLIIFSQTNVPITNNNITGPANAVFCGASNPDIIAGSVPQGGGGNYIYQWQSSADNLTFNDINGATGKDYDPPVIHATIYYRRQTTSTDCMTFSNSNAVTLTILPIPATPIPFAPTIAVCVGTSATFSIAAPLQGISYKWYPTSARTNLLHTGTSFTTDPINNTTNFYIEASNGSCISATLAQVQATILPPAPAPIVSVPEPSCAGKIVTLSINNPQAGIIYKWYTSSTGGDLVHTGSDFSTKSENITYYAEAVNSNCASLRRAAVINTLTPPAAPNLQNLSICPGNTAIIKSPNVTNTIVNWYSQSTGGNIITSGNEFTTPVLNSTTTYYAESVSSISGCVSNRTAVIVSMVKALQSPIVHVATTMSNSVTFSWNAISEAIAYEVSIDNGISFKNIGNKLSYTVTGIKTGASVSLLVKSKGTSACMLSLSSAAITGTALDPMAGEIFIPNVFSPNGDGKNDILFVRGTSIKSLLFNVYDQWGELIFRANDKSVGWDGTYRGKLQPVGVYAYYTEIVQLDGSKVIRKGTVTLLR encoded by the coding sequence ATGAAAAAGAATCTTACGCTCGTTTTTTTTATATGTCTTTTTATTATTTATGATTGTACCGGACAAAGTTTTAGGCCAGAATGGGTCAATACGGTAAGCGGAACTGAACGTTACAGGGCCACCTCTATCGGCAAAGATGCTTCTAATAATATTTATAGCGCCGGACATTTTACTGGAGTTGCAACATTTTATTCTACTGATGGCTCAACCAGACAATTGACTGGGGCAGGAGGTAACGATGCCTACATTGCCAAGTATGCTCCTGATGGCAAAATCATTTGGGTTGTAAAATTTGGGGGCTCTGGTAGTGAGTTGATAAATAATATGACAATCGACGACAATGGTAACGTACTAGTCATTGGTCAATATGCATCAACTATAGATTTTGGTAGCGTCTCCCTATCATCAATAGGGAGTGAGGACATGTTTTTAATTAAATACAATACAAATGGGGGCTTTGTTTGGGCCAAATCATTAGGTGGTTCTGGCATTGAGCGTGGGCATCAGGTTACAACGGACAAAGACCAGAATATTTTTATTACCGGAATTTATGATTCTGTAATAGACTTAGATCCGTCATCAGGGGTAAGTCAATTAACAAATAATACCCCATATTTCAAAAGTCTCATTGCTAAGTATGATGCAAACGGAAATTTAGTATGGTATCAGGCTCTGGGAAGTGGAGCTAGCGGAGATGGATCCTCCGCCACCCCAGTTACGATTGATAAAAACACAGGTGACGTACTGATAGCCGGGGACTTTGTAAGTCAATTTGACTTCAGTTTTACAAACCAGCCTGGAGCAGTTGTTAACCCACAAGGCAGATCAAGTTATTTAGCGAGGTACACAAATAATGGGACATATAAATGGGTTAAAACATTTCCCGGCACTTCTTCTTGCCAGTCTATATGTATCAATGATCAGTTAGATATCATTATGCTCTCGAGATATAGTGGGACATTTTATCCTGGTGGATCAACTGGTCTGGCATTAACCGCCAAAGGCAATACTGATGGGCTCTTGCATGCCTATAATAGCACTGGAATTTTCAAGTGGAGAAAAGTAATTGGCGGAGCAGGCGCTACAGTAACAGTTAATCGTGCATACCTGGATGAGAATCAAAATATCGTTATTTGCGGTATATTAACAGGAAGTGCTGACTTCGATCAGGATTCACCCGATGGGATGTTAAGCCCTGTAAATGGAGGAGCGGGAATATTTTTTGGAAGATATGACAAAGTTGGAAATGCTAAGACATACGCTGTGATAGGCGGAGGCTGTAGTTTAAATGCAGCATATAAAGTAGTGGCTACGAGCAACGCATTTTACATTACCGGCGGATTTTGTCAAACTCTGGATTTTGATCCTTCAAATTGCAATGTGCTAAGTTATACCGCCAAAAATTCGCAGACTGATGCTTACTTAGCTAAATACCTTGACGATCCCCCAACAAATATTGTTAACACAATAATGTCCCCCTTGATTACCTCCTTTTGCAATACTTTAAACCCAGAGAATATCATTGGCTCTGCTGTAAACCAAGCCAGTTATCAATGGCAAAGTGCTGGAGAAGATGGCATCTATACTAATATACAGGGAGCAACTTTTAAGGATTATGATTTACCTGTTATAGATAAGACCACTTATCTACGTAGGGCTGTTACAGTTTGCGGCCAACCATATTATAGCAACCTGATCATTTTTAGTCAAACAAATGTTCCAATTACAAACAATAATATCACCGGTCCGGCGAATGCTGTTTTTTGTGGTGCAAGTAACCCTGATATAATCGCAGGTAGTGTACCGCAGGGTGGCGGTGGAAATTATATCTATCAATGGCAAAGTTCTGCAGACAATTTAACTTTTAATGATATAAACGGCGCCACAGGAAAAGACTATGATCCACCGGTCATACACGCAACTATTTATTACCGGCGTCAAACCACCTCAACAGATTGCATGACATTTTCCAACAGCAATGCAGTTACTTTAACAATTTTACCTATCCCCGCAACTCCTATTCCTTTTGCCCCAACTATAGCGGTATGTGTGGGCACCTCAGCCACGTTTTCAATTGCTGCACCTCTGCAGGGTATATCTTACAAATGGTATCCTACCTCTGCCAGGACCAATTTGCTGCATACAGGAACAAGTTTTACTACTGACCCAATTAACAATACAACCAATTTTTATATTGAAGCCAGCAACGGCTCGTGTATTAGCGCGACTCTAGCTCAAGTGCAAGCCACAATTTTACCGCCAGCACCAGCACCCATCGTCAGTGTTCCTGAACCTAGTTGCGCAGGTAAGATAGTCACATTAAGCATTAACAATCCACAGGCCGGCATCATCTACAAGTGGTATACCTCCTCAACAGGAGGAGACTTAGTGCATACCGGATCTGATTTTAGTACTAAATCTGAAAATATTACCTACTACGCCGAGGCTGTCAACAGTAACTGTGCTTCATTACGAAGAGCAGCTGTAATAAATACACTTACGCCCCCAGCTGCCCCCAATTTGCAAAACCTATCCATCTGTCCTGGAAATACCGCTATAATTAAATCACCAAATGTTACAAATACTATTGTCAATTGGTACAGCCAGTCAACGGGTGGAAATATTATTACCTCCGGAAATGAGTTTACGACTCCTGTATTAAATTCAACAACAACCTATTATGCAGAATCTGTAAGTAGTATCAGCGGTTGTGTTTCTAATCGTACCGCTGTAATCGTTTCCATGGTGAAGGCATTACAATCCCCAATAGTACATGTGGCAACAACAATGTCAAATAGTGTGACCTTTAGTTGGAACGCAATAAGCGAGGCAATTGCTTATGAAGTAAGCATAGATAATGGCATAAGCTTTAAAAACATAGGAAATAAATTAAGCTACACCGTAACCGGGATAAAGACAGGCGCAAGTGTTTCTTTATTAGTCAAATCTAAAGGAACTTCTGCTTGCATGCTCAGTTTAAGTTCAGCGGCAATTACAGGTACCGCTCTTGATCCTATGGCGGGTGAAATATTTATACCCAATGTCTTTTCACCTAATGGGGATGGAAAGAATGATATATTATTTGTGAGAGGTACTTCAATTAAGTCGCTTTTATTTAATGTGTATGACCAGTGGGGAGAGCTAATCTTTAGGGCGAACGACAAGTCTGTAGGATGGGATGGAACTTACAGAGGTAAACTGCAACCAGTAGGTGTGTATGCCTACTATACTGAAATAGTTCAACTTGATGGCAGCAAAGTAATTAGAAAAGGAACAGTTACATTATTACGGTGA